Within the Maribacter sp. BPC-D8 genome, the region GGTATGGTTATGTTAGTTATCGTACTAGCTCAAGCGGGTATACCAGAAGCTGGTTTAGCATTAATATTTGCTGTAGATAGACCGTTAGATATGTGTAGAACGGTTATAAACGTATCTGGAGATGCAACTGTATCTATGATGGTAGCGAAATCTGTGGGTAAATTACATGAACCTAAAGTCAAGAATTGGGATGACAATTATAAAAAGTAAGATTATTTCTCTTTAGATTTTTTGTTATTTAACTTATCGGCACCTTCAGTGGCATCTTGATAATCAAGGTCGTCATCTGCAACATTTTTATAGGCTTGAATCCATGCATTTCTAAATATTCTTGTTACCGTTGGCCAAATCTTTGTTTTCACATTGTTTAGATCCCCTTCAACAGGTATTTTGGTAGCAAGAGTATCATTCTTATGGTTTTTGAGAACAAACTTAAAAAAGCCTACAAATCCCTCCCAGAGGGTTTGTAGAAATCCGTCGTCTTTACCTATAAGTTTTGCATTCTTTAAAATGGGTTTAAAAGAACCTTTCATATAGCCATCGGCAATAGCTAGTTCTCCGAATAAATCGAAAGAACCTTCATCAAAGTCAATACCTGCATAATAGTTGGTGAAATCATTAAGTGCCTTGGCATTTGCGTTTTCAAGACTAAAAGAAACATCCATATCAGGAATCTCCTTTACCAAGTTCATATTGCCATCTAATACCATTTTTCCATTACCAATAGATGTTGCTGTTGCATGAATGCTAGAGGGTAGTGTTCTCGTTTTTTCAACAACGTTTCTAAGGTTAGAAGCTGATAATTGTACGTTAGATAGATTTAAATCAATGTTTGGGTCTGCTTGTAGTTGTAAAAATGCGAATTTTCCATTTTCAATCGTCAGTTGGTTGATGTCGATAGGAACTAAATTAGTAAGTGCTTTTGACCAATCCTCCGTATTGGCTTGACCGGTGGTGTCTTGTTGATCTTCAAATACATAAATTACTGTCGGTTCAGTCATTTCAATTTCACTAACGATTTTACCTTTAAATAGCGCATTCCATTCTATGGAGATATCAGTTTTCTTAAAATCTAGAAAGGGAATTTCTGTATTTGCATTAACAGTGTTTAGGTACATACCGTGTATCGTATAGGCACCACGAATAATTGATAAGTCAATATCATCAACTTGACCATAATACCCCGGTATATCAGCAAGAACATTGTTCACATAATTCTTTACTAGATAGGGGAGAGATAAACGAATTATAATAAGTAGTATGATAATAGTAACCGGCACTGCATATCTTTTCTTCTTATACCGTTTTCTTTTTACTTCGCTCATGTAATTCAATGTTTAACGTCAACATCGAAAAGATAAGTTTTTGAATTATAAATGGTTGAAGTAATGATTGATAGGGATAAAAGTATTGGGGTAAGGATTAAAAATAGCCTAGTAGAGTGATATTGCTGTAGTTTTAAATGAATTTGCTCTTTAATTCTTCGGTAGGAATCATGCAGGCCTCCTTTTTACCGTACCATTTGTACCGATTTGCTGCAACAAAATCGTATACGATATTTCTAAAGGACTCCGGCAGCCACAGTAAAATAGAAGATATGCTACTAAGTCCTTTTAAATGCTTACCAATTTCAAGAGCAGCTGTTGATTTGGTGTAGTAGGCGATATTTGGTTCTATTAGAATAATAGAATCCATTTCATTAGTATCGATATTGCGTTCGGCCAATAACTTTTTACCAGTTTCACTTTGTATGGCAGAATATCTGAAAATATCGTTTTCATCTCGCTTTATGGCAAACTGAACACTGCTGTTGCATAAGTTGCAGACACCATCAAAAAGAATGATTTTTTTATTTGAATTCACAATGCAAAATTAAAACAATATTTAATCAACAACTCACAACAATTTTATAATAAAAAAACTAGCAAATATTCGAGAATGAGTTGAAATGAATACTATAGTTAGTTTTAAAAG harbors:
- a CDS encoding DUF748 domain-containing protein — translated: MSEVKRKRYKKKRYAVPVTIIILLIIIRLSLPYLVKNYVNNVLADIPGYYGQVDDIDLSIIRGAYTIHGMYLNTVNANTEIPFLDFKKTDISIEWNALFKGKIVSEIEMTEPTVIYVFEDQQDTTGQANTEDWSKALTNLVPIDINQLTIENGKFAFLQLQADPNIDLNLSNVQLSASNLRNVVEKTRTLPSSIHATATSIGNGKMVLDGNMNLVKEIPDMDVSFSLENANAKALNDFTNYYAGIDFDEGSFDLFGELAIADGYMKGSFKPILKNAKLIGKDDGFLQTLWEGFVGFFKFVLKNHKNDTLATKIPVEGDLNNVKTKIWPTVTRIFRNAWIQAYKNVADDDLDYQDATEGADKLNNKKSKEK
- a CDS encoding thiol-disulfide oxidoreductase DCC family protein; this translates as MNSNKKIILFDGVCNLCNSSVQFAIKRDENDIFRYSAIQSETGKKLLAERNIDTNEMDSIILIEPNIAYYTKSTAALEIGKHLKGLSSISSILLWLPESFRNIVYDFVAANRYKWYGKKEACMIPTEELKSKFI